The window CGCCGGTCTGTACTTCTCGATCCTGATGAAGCTTCAGGACCCGGACCACGACATCACGGTCCATGAACGGAACCCGGCCGGTTCGACCTACGGATGGGGGGTGACGTACTGGGGAAGCCTGCTCGACCAACTGCACGAGGGCGACCCCGAGTCGGCGCGGGCCGTCAAGGAGAACTCGGTCCGCTGGAGCGACGGGGTCGCGCACGTCGGCGATCGCACCACCACTCATCACGGCGACGAGGGCTTCGGCATCGGCCGCCGGCAACTGTTGGACCTCCTCGCCGAGCGCGCCCGCTCCCTGGGCGTACGCGTCGAGTACGAGGACGAGATCGCCGACGGGGACCGACTGCCAGACGCCGACCTGGTCGTCGCCTGCGACGGCGTCCACAGCGGGGTGCGCGAGCGGCACTCCGACCACTTCGGTACGGAGGTCGGGCTCGGCCGGAACAAGTACATCTGGCTGGGCACCACGAAGGTCTTTGACGCGTTCACCTTCGCCTTCGTGGAGACACCGCACGGCTGGATCTGGTGCTACGCCTACGGGTTCAGCGCGGACCACAGCACCTGTGTCGTCGAGTGCTCCCCGGAAACCTGGACGGGCCTCGGCCTCGACCGGGCTGACGAGACGGAGGGCCTCGTCCGCCTCCAGGAGCTCTTCGTCAAGCTGCTGGACGGCCACCGGCTGATCGGCCGAGCGAACACCGGCGGCAGCGCCCAGTGGCTGAACTTCCGCACCCTCACCAACCGCGCCTGGTCCCACGGCAACGTCGTCCTGCTGGGCGACGCGGCCCACACCACGCACTACTCCATCGGCGCGGGCACGACCCTCGCCCTGGAGGACGCCATCGCACTCGCGCACTCGCTGCGCGCGGAGCCCGAACTCGCCCCCGCCCTTGCCGCGTACGAGAAGAAGCGCAGAGCGGAGCTGCTGTCCGTGCAGAGCGCGGCCCGGCACAGCGCCCAGTGGTACGAGAGCCTGCCGCGCTACATCGGCCTGCCTCCGGCGCAGATGTTCGCGCTCCTGGGCCAGCGGCACTCCCCGCTGCTCCCGTACGTCCCCCCGCAGCTCTACTACCGGATCGACCGGGCGGCAGGACAGCTCGAAGCGCTCCGCAGACTCAAGCGGTGGCTGGGCCCGAAGGTCGCGCGGACCCTGCATGCTAAGAGGGGCTGACGCCTCGTCAACATCCCACCCCTTTGGCGAGAATGGCGGTGTTGCTCACGCGCCGGGAGATGCGCGAGCGTTCTGAGTCATGGACCGTGACCGGAGCAACGCCGCCTTCACCCCTGCCTTCGACCTCTCCCTCTCCCGTCGTCAACTCCTCGCGGCCGCGGGCGCCGCCGGTGCCGTCACCGCCATAGGTGTCGCGCCGGCCGCCGCGCAGCCGTCCGGCGAGCTCTCGCTGTCCTTCACGGCGGCCACCAACGGCTCGGCCACCCTCGCGCCCGGCGGGGACCGGCTGATCGCCGAGGTCCAGAACGTGCTGTGGTCCCTCCCGCGCACCGGCGGCAAGGCCGTACCGCTCACCCCGGCGGACCTCGAACCGAACCGTCCCGTGCACGCCCCCGATGGCAAGCTCATCGCCTTCTGCGCCTACCGGGGCGGCGGCTTCCACATCTGGACGATGCGGCCCGACGGCTCGGACGTACAGCAGCGCACCGACGGGCCCTGGGACGACCGGGGACCGGCCTGGTCGCCCGACGGCACCCGGATCGCCTTCGCCTCCGAGCGCGGCGGCGACCAGGTGACCGGCAGCCCCTACCGCATCCATGTACTGGACCTGCGCACCGGTGACATCGCCCGTGTGACCGGTCTGCCGGGCCAGGAGGGGCCGTCGCAGGACGGGGCGTGGGAGGACTTCGACCCCACCTGGTCGCCGGACGGGAAGCGGATCCTCTTCGTACGGGCGAAGGGCGTCACCACCGCCAACGGCCTCGGACTCGACGCCCGGACCGTCGCCGCCGTCCCCGCCTCGGGCGCGGGCCCGGTCGTCGTGGAGCACACCGAGACCGCTGCCGCCCAGATCCTCGCCCCCGCCCTCGCGGCGGACGGACGCCGCCTGGCATACCTGCGGACCACCGCGTCACCCAACGGCTCCTGCACGCTCGTCGTCGACGGCGAACCCGTCCCGGTCGCCGGGGACATCGCGCCGGTGCCGCCCCGCTGGACGCCTGAGGGGGAGCTGCTGCTCACCGTGGACGGCCGCTTCACCGTCGTACGACCGGAGAAGCCGACGGAGGCGGACGCGATCCCCTTCGAGGGCGTACTGCCCGTGGACCGCCCGCGCTACCAGGTCAAGGAGTACGACCTGGGGGAGGCGGGACGGGCCCGGCCGGTGCGGGGCATCCATCTGCCCGCGCTCTCGCCCGACGGGCGGCGGATCGCCTTCGCCGCGCTCAACTCGCTCTGGCTGGCCGATAGTTCGGACGGCCGGCCGCCGCAGCGGTTGCGTCGTGCGGAGCCCACCACCTACCTGCTCGGCCCCTCTTGGGCGCGCGACGGACGTTCACTGCTGTACGCGGACGACCGCGACGGGCTGCTCGGCGTGTACCGGCGAGATCTGGCCACCGGCAAGGAGACCGTGCTCGCCACCGGCGGCCGGGTGCATCCGGCGCTCTCGCCCGACGGGAAACGGCTCGCCTGCCTCGACATGAGCGGGCGGCTCGTCGTGAGGGACCTCGCGGCCGGTACGGAACAGGTGCTGGCGACACCGCTCGGCGCGGGCGGTCTGCCCGGCCGGCCCAGCTGGTCGCCCGACGGCCGCCACCTCGCCCTCTGTGACCGCAACCGCCTCAACCTCCGTTTCCGGGAGGGCTACAACCTCGTACGCGTCGTCGACACCACGACCGGAACGGACCGTCTGCACACGGTCGCCTCGCATGTCTCGCTCTCCGACCGCTACGACTCGGGGCCCGTCTGGTCGCCCGACGGGCGCTGGATGGCGGTGATCGTCGAGTCCGCGCTGTGCCTGCTGCCCGTCGCACCCGACGGCACCCCGCGCGGTGCCCTGCGCACCCTCACGACCGAACCGGCCGACCATCCGTCCTGGTCCGGTGACTCGAAGACCCTGCTGTACCTCTCCGGCACCCGGCTGCGGCTCATCGGCGTCGACGGCGGCCCGGCCCGTACCGTCCGTGTGCCGCTCGACCAGCGCAGACCAGCGCCGGCCGACACAGTGGTGCACGCAGGGCGGCTGTGGGACGGCACGGGCGAGTCCGTACGGGACGACGTCGACATCGTCGTGAGCGGCGGACGCGTCACCGCCGTCGAACCGCACCGCCGACGCACGGCACTTCGGCTGATCGACGCCTCCGAGCGGACCGTCGTGCCCGGACTGTGGGACACGCACACCCACCCCTGGCAGGTCACCTACGGCGGCCGGCAGACCGTCGGCCAGCTCACCTACGGCATCACGACCGCCGTGTCCCTCGGCGGCTTCGCCTACGAACAGGCCCGCATCCGCGAGGCGGTGACGTCGGGTCAGCTCGCCGGACCCCGGCTGCTGACCACCGGCGAACTGCTCGACGGCTCCCGGGTCGCGTACAGCATGGGACGCGCCCACCGCACCAGGGACGGACTCCGGCGCACGCTGGAACGCGGCGCCGCACTGGACTGGGACTTCGTCAAGACCTATGTCCGGGCGCCCAGTTGGGTGATGGAGGAGGCGGCGCGGTTCGGACACGAGCGGCTCGGGGTGCGCTCGGGCAGCCATCTGCTCTCGCCCGGCGTGCAACTGGGCCAGGATCTGACGACCCATCTGCAGGCCACCCAGCGCTACGAGTCCGGGCACGCCATCACCTCGTCCGGGCGCGCCTACCAGGACCTCCTGGAGATCTACACGGCCCGTGGCGTCGACTTCGGCCTGATCGCCACGCCGTTCACCTCAGCGCCGCTCCTCGGCGCGGACCCGGGGCTCGCCGACGATCCCCGGGTCACCGCAGTGATGCCGCCTTGGGACGCGGCTCTGGTCCGGCAGGGGGCGGGCGTGCCGCCGACCCCGGCCCAACTCGCCACGCTGCGCACGGAGACCGACATCTACCGGCGGATCCTGGCCGCCGGAGGCATCGTCGCCCTCGGCACCGACCAGCCGCTCGTCGCCGTCGGCCTCTCCCTCCACATCGGCCTGCGCGCGCTGCACCGGGGCGGACTGTCCCCGGCGGCGGCGCTGCGCACCGTGACCGTGCTGCCCGCCCGGCTCTTCGGCGTCGACGACGACCTCGGCACGGTCGAGCCCGGCAAACTCGCCGACCTGACCATCGTGGACGGCGACCCCTTCGAGGACTTCGACACCCTCGTACGAACCGTCTCCGTACTCCGGGGCGGGGTGCCGTACACGACCGACGACCTCGTCGCCGCGTACGACCCGGTCCCCGAACACACGGCCCGCCACGCGGCGGGCGAGGACGCCTGGCTGGACGTCGGCCGCCTGATGCGCCGGGACGGGTGCTGCGACCCGGGCCTCTGAGTGACGCGGCGGGCCCGCCCGTGCCGTGAGGCCTGGGGCGGGCCCGCCGTCGTCAGGCCCCGGCGGTCAGGCCGTGTCGAAGGTGTAGTGCCTCGTGTGGTCCAGCAGATCGGCGGGTGTGGAGTCGTTCCACGGCTTCATCGTCTCGCCGCGGTCGATGACGTCCGGCGTGCCCGCGAGGGGCAGATAGCCGGAAGCCGGGTGTCTGCGCTGCCACTCGGCCCACAGCTTGTCCACGTACGCGTGGTGCAGCCAGAAGACCGGGTCGTTCGGGGAGACGCCGGTGGCCATCTGCCCGCCCACCCACACATGGACGCGGTTGTGGAGGTTGACGCCCCGCCACCCCTCCAGGTGGTTGCGGAAACCGTCGGACGCGCTGTTCCACGGGGCCATGTCGTAGGTGGACATGGCGAGTACGGACTCGACCTCGGCGGGGGTGGGAAGTTGCCGGCCGCTGCCGCCGAGCGAGCGGCGCAGATACGTGCGGGTGTCGACGCGTACGGATATGGGCCAGTTGCCGGTGGACGCGGCGAACCTACCGTCCGTCACCCGTCCGTCGGCGGAGCGGCCCGTGCCGCCGAGGAAGTCCGGTGCCCACAGGGCGGCCCGGGTCGTGCGGTCGGCGCTCCAGTCCCAGTACGGCAGCGCCACCGAGGCGTCCACCGACTGCAGCGCCCGCTCGAACTCCAGCAGGAATCTGCGGTGCCAGGGCAGGAAGGAGGGCGAACGGTGGCCGACCCGTTCGCCGTTGTCCGTGTCGCCGAGGATGAACGCGTTGTGGGTCGTGACGAAGCCGTCGTACCGGCCGCTGCGCTTCAGCTCGATCAGCGCGGCGACCAGCCTGCGCTTCTCGTCCGCGGTCAGGTTCGCCTGGTTCTTGCGTACGGTCATTGCGGGTGAACTCCGGTGCTGTGTAGGTCAGTTGAACGGGACGAGGGGAGCGCCCTGGAGCTCCTGCACGGCGGCACGGGCCGCCGCGCGCGGGTTCGGC is drawn from Streptomyces liliifuscus and contains these coding sequences:
- a CDS encoding FAD-dependent monooxygenase translates to MKIACVGGGPAGLYFSILMKLQDPDHDITVHERNPAGSTYGWGVTYWGSLLDQLHEGDPESARAVKENSVRWSDGVAHVGDRTTTHHGDEGFGIGRRQLLDLLAERARSLGVRVEYEDEIADGDRLPDADLVVACDGVHSGVRERHSDHFGTEVGLGRNKYIWLGTTKVFDAFTFAFVETPHGWIWCYAYGFSADHSTCVVECSPETWTGLGLDRADETEGLVRLQELFVKLLDGHRLIGRANTGGSAQWLNFRTLTNRAWSHGNVVLLGDAAHTTHYSIGAGTTLALEDAIALAHSLRAEPELAPALAAYEKKRRAELLSVQSAARHSAQWYESLPRYIGLPPAQMFALLGQRHSPLLPYVPPQLYYRIDRAAGQLEALRRLKRWLGPKVARTLHAKRG
- a CDS encoding amidohydrolase family protein, with protein sequence MDRDRSNAAFTPAFDLSLSRRQLLAAAGAAGAVTAIGVAPAAAQPSGELSLSFTAATNGSATLAPGGDRLIAEVQNVLWSLPRTGGKAVPLTPADLEPNRPVHAPDGKLIAFCAYRGGGFHIWTMRPDGSDVQQRTDGPWDDRGPAWSPDGTRIAFASERGGDQVTGSPYRIHVLDLRTGDIARVTGLPGQEGPSQDGAWEDFDPTWSPDGKRILFVRAKGVTTANGLGLDARTVAAVPASGAGPVVVEHTETAAAQILAPALAADGRRLAYLRTTASPNGSCTLVVDGEPVPVAGDIAPVPPRWTPEGELLLTVDGRFTVVRPEKPTEADAIPFEGVLPVDRPRYQVKEYDLGEAGRARPVRGIHLPALSPDGRRIAFAALNSLWLADSSDGRPPQRLRRAEPTTYLLGPSWARDGRSLLYADDRDGLLGVYRRDLATGKETVLATGGRVHPALSPDGKRLACLDMSGRLVVRDLAAGTEQVLATPLGAGGLPGRPSWSPDGRHLALCDRNRLNLRFREGYNLVRVVDTTTGTDRLHTVASHVSLSDRYDSGPVWSPDGRWMAVIVESALCLLPVAPDGTPRGALRTLTTEPADHPSWSGDSKTLLYLSGTRLRLIGVDGGPARTVRVPLDQRRPAPADTVVHAGRLWDGTGESVRDDVDIVVSGGRVTAVEPHRRRTALRLIDASERTVVPGLWDTHTHPWQVTYGGRQTVGQLTYGITTAVSLGGFAYEQARIREAVTSGQLAGPRLLTTGELLDGSRVAYSMGRAHRTRDGLRRTLERGAALDWDFVKTYVRAPSWVMEEAARFGHERLGVRSGSHLLSPGVQLGQDLTTHLQATQRYESGHAITSSGRAYQDLLEIYTARGVDFGLIATPFTSAPLLGADPGLADDPRVTAVMPPWDAALVRQGAGVPPTPAQLATLRTETDIYRRILAAGGIVALGTDQPLVAVGLSLHIGLRALHRGGLSPAAALRTVTVLPARLFGVDDDLGTVEPGKLADLTIVDGDPFEDFDTLVRTVSVLRGGVPYTTDDLVAAYDPVPEHTARHAAGEDAWLDVGRLMRRDGCCDPGL
- the melC2 gene encoding tyrosinase MelC2; translated protein: MTVRKNQANLTADEKRRLVAALIELKRSGRYDGFVTTHNAFILGDTDNGERVGHRSPSFLPWHRRFLLEFERALQSVDASVALPYWDWSADRTTRAALWAPDFLGGTGRSADGRVTDGRFAASTGNWPISVRVDTRTYLRRSLGGSGRQLPTPAEVESVLAMSTYDMAPWNSASDGFRNHLEGWRGVNLHNRVHVWVGGQMATGVSPNDPVFWLHHAYVDKLWAEWQRRHPASGYLPLAGTPDVIDRGETMKPWNDSTPADLLDHTRHYTFDTA